In Trueperaceae bacterium, the following proteins share a genomic window:
- a CDS encoding AAA family ATPase, translating to MRLERLSIHGFKSFGDRVTLEFAEGISAVVGPNGSGKSNVLDALRWATGGGRAQSFRAGEKTDLIFHGAAGKKRLGRAEVEVELRANGARHKIRRSLDRDGDTKLTLNGRHARFLDVDEALAGSGLGRGSLAIIGQGEVSGVLMADPARLL from the coding sequence GTGCGGCTCGAGCGACTGTCGATCCACGGCTTCAAGAGTTTCGGCGATCGCGTCACCCTCGAGTTCGCCGAGGGCATCAGCGCGGTCGTGGGGCCGAACGGGTCGGGCAAGTCGAACGTCCTGGACGCGTTGCGCTGGGCGACCGGCGGGGGGCGCGCGCAGAGCTTCCGGGCGGGGGAGAAGACCGACCTGATCTTCCACGGCGCGGCCGGCAAGAAGCGGCTCGGGCGGGCCGAGGTGGAGGTCGAGCTCCGCGCGAACGGGGCGCGCCACAAGATCCGCCGGAGCCTCGATCGGGACGGCGACACGAAACTGACGCTGAACGGGCGTCACGCGCGCTTCCTCGACGTCGACGAGGCGCTCGCCGGCAGCGGCTTGGGGCGGGGTAGCCTCGCGATCATCGGGCAGGGCGAAGTCAGCGGCGTGCTGATGGCGGACCCCGCGCGGTTGCT